The genomic stretch aaaaaatatataaaaattgtaaaaatatatgtgcatgtttgtaaatgcatgcacaatattttgaaagtgtttatgcatatttttaaaaatatataagggaaaaattgggtatcaacaataccTTGATCCAACATTTGATGAACTAATGACTTAATAATCTCCTTTTTGATTGTTGGATATCTATAGGCCTTTTGTTTATAAGTTCAGTGCCAGCTTGCAATATGATTCTGTGATCAAACAGTCCTCTATAGGAGGTAATTGTGTAGGTTCCTCAAATAGATCCTTAAACTCATGTAGCAATTGTAAGAGTCTAGGATCTTATGTAACCTCTATTTTAGATTCTAGAAAATACCATTATAATGTATTGCACATAGCAGGTACCACTTGAATCATACAAAGTTGGGATTTGTTACCTGAGATTCTAGTTAGTTTTCCAGCACCAGGAGTCAAAACTTGCATTCATGCACCCCCTGAGAACATGCTCCCTTCCTTTGTAATAGAACTCCATGGCAAGTGTTATAAAATTCAACTTGATATCCCCTAATGTCAACAACCATTGCACCCACAAAAGCATTCCACAAGACCCTAATGGTAGCAGTAAAAACTCAGAGAACTCAACCTCTTGCAACAACCAAGAGATTTTGCACACCGTATCAACTCTCATCATGTTACCATTTGTTGCAGCTACTAATTGAGGAGTAGTTGATTTAATAGGATACCTTAATTTTTCTACTAACTCTGGATCAATGAAATTATGAGAGCTGCCAGTGTCCACCAGTATATTCAGTGGTTTCTTGGCACGGTAATCAGTGCCTCTTAAGGTTCTGTACCCAAGAGATCCATTCAAGGCATGTATGGAGATCTCCACTTGCTCCTTTGGTAGACTCAATTCCAACCTTTGTTCCTCTAGTTCATCCACCACTTCTTCTTTGGCAATTGCTCTCATTCGTACTCCTCCAATTCAAGAAGGTATAGTTGTTTTTAATTCTTGCATTTGTGGCCAACTACATACTTCTCATTACAGAAGTAGTAGAGACCCTTAGTGCTTTTTTATTCATTTATTCCAAACTCGATTTATTCCGATTAAATCCCTTAGAGCACGTAGAGTTACTATAGCTGGGAGTTGATAACAAGGCCCTACTGTTTTTCCTTTGGTCTGCACTTCTTCTGCAGGAGGTTATCAATGAATTTTCCATAGGTGAGGGTTGTCTGATAGCAACAAGATAAGCTTCTTGCATTCTATCATTCTTGTAGACTTATTACAAAGTGGTGGGGTGTGTGATTTTTTACTGCAATGTTCAATTCGTGTTTCAAGCCACCAAGGAAACAACTACTGGCATTTTCTTCAGATAGATTAATCCTAGTGAGAGGCCTTTCAAAAGCAGCTTGATACTCCTTAACACTACTTGTCTGTCTAACCTTATTGAGCTCCTCTAGAGGATCATCAAAGTCTAATCCAAACCTTTCCACAAAAGCCACCACATATTCAATCCATGTAGCAGGTTAGATGAATTGCATGTACCTCATGTATGCTAAATGCCATTCTTCTCCTTCCAACTGCATTGCAGCCACTTCTACTTTTTCTTCAGCTGCAACCTTCTCCATAGAAAAGAATTGTTCGATTTTGAATATCCAAGACTTTGAATCTTCACCTGAGAATCTCAAAAATTCCATTTGAGACCATCTATTGAAGTTTGAATTATGGTGATTACAACCGGCAGGGCTCATCTTCGATATCAATAAAGTCCTCTTTGGCTTCTTCTAAGATTTTTCTCCTCATGTGGTACATAGAGTATGTTTTTTTATTAACGAGGGAATCTCCTTGGAGATGAAGTTTTGCTTTAAGCCTATCAACCTCGGTCAATAGGCCATTCTGCTCGGATCTCATGGCACTGAGGCTAAGATCGAGATCATGGATTATGGTTATCTGAACCTTATTTTGATATATGAACTTCTTATACCTATCTTCCATCCGGGCCCACTTATCCTTGTCAGCAGCAACCTTTTCAACTTTGGAGTTCAAAGCTGCCTCCAAATTATTCATTTGCTCAATGAAGGCAGACTCGCACTCGACAACAACAAGCACGGCATCTTGAATTTCAGACCACTTAGCCTTAGCTTCTTGGAATTGAACATTTAATTGAGAAGCTTCTTCACTAAGGGCCACTACCTCCTACTCACTAAGCTATAGTCAGGCCTCAAGATCACTCGCCTCAGCAACTTTCGCTTCTAATAACTGGAGGCGCGCGGCGAGTTAGCTCTTCTCGGCTAACAGTTGACCCCGCTCTAACGTAAGTCCTTCTTTGTCATAGATCAATCTTTGAAGGCACTCAAAAGTGAGGAAGTTGGCCTGTAAAATAAATATCAAAGTCAGAAACCTTGTTACAAATGAAGAGAAATAAGCAGTAAAAAGAACAAGTACAATATTGTTGTTGCATTGTGCATGGCGTTATTTATCATACACTCCCCCAAAAGAGAGTGTATTTTATTCTTATCTTTCTCTGAAGCCAACGACTTAGGTAATTGGCGAGCTCCACCGGCCTAGACAGTAGATTGCACTCCCTTAAAACCAAAAGAGAGACACTTCTCCTCCCTTGGGAATCTACTGTATGGGTGAATAGTTATGCCCAAAATTCCCATGGTCAGGGACTTAAGAGGAGGGACGTCTTCCTCTCGGGTGTCTGCGGTTGGGGGGGATATAACAGTTTCTAGTGATGAAGGTTTAGCTGGTATGGAGGGATATGAAGCTGATGGAGTTGAAGGTTGAGAAGTAGCAGCGGCAGGGGCAGTGCTGTTTGTCGGTTGCTTGCCAACAAAGGCAGAAGAAACCCAGTATCTAGCCTCGTGGGACCAGAAACAACAACTAGGACCGGAAGGGGAGAATCAACATTCTTCGCCAAATCCATTTCTTCAAAGAGCTCACCCTCGATTGGGGTTTCAAGCTCTCAAGATTGAGCATTATGTTGAGCTGATGAAGATCGTTGTCTCCTTTGTAGGGAAGCCCCTTCATCACTGGCTTTCCCATCATTATCAATAATCACAGTGTATGCGGCTGGCTTGATCGTGGCTTTCTTcactttcttattttttttccccGATCAAGGAAGAACGCCGCCTTTTGGTTGCTTGTTCTTTGGCCGGAAACTCCGAGAAGAAGCACCTGCACCGAAATTAGACCCAAGGGCACCTGTCCGGGTAAGAGACTCCTGCAACAACCTCGTAGCCTCTGCAGGATCGACTAAAACATCCTCCTCAGGGATGGAAACAGAACCCTGCAGGAGACCTAAATCAAACAAGAAGATAGATTAACAGGTTTATTCATGTACAAAGATGGAATAAAGGAAGATTTAGTTTACCATGGTTCTTAGCCCTCCACCATATTTTGGGGTCCAACTTCTTCCACCGGCAGGTCTTTGGCATATCCAAAATCTTCTGAACCCATCGGTTCAGGCCTTCAACTCTTGGTAGTGTCCACCAAGTTGCTGaaataatgaaagaagaagagTTAGCAGTGACATAAAATAACCTATTTTTGATAAAGAGATAAACCCTAAACTTACGTGAACGATTCCAGGATTTAGGGAAAGATGTAGTTGTGATCGAGATGATATTCCTGGTAGCAATGACGATAGACCGCTCCATCCATCCACCGTCATTGTCGTCATCCATGCTAGTAAGCAAAGCATAGTGGCCACTCTTGCTGAAGTTTATTACTCCCTCATGGTTAATTTTGGGAGAGAGAGGTTCATCATATGAGCCAAAATGAGGGGCTCATTCGTTTCCAGGCACAGTCGCCTTAGACAGGCCACCGTTCACCACACCGAAGGGCCCATCTGAGCCAAGTAGACCTGGTACCGGTGGCACAGTTCCAAAATCACGGGGTCAAGTCCCCTGCACTAAGAAAATGGACCCAAAGTAAAGTAGTACGTGTAAACATATGTGAAACCCTTCTTAGCATGAATACTGGAAAGACGAATAGAAGAAGGATATTTAACAATAGCCCAAATTTGAGGCTTTAAGGGGAGGAACTTCTCTTCGAAGTCCTTGGTAGTGTTGATATGTTTGGGGATTATGGTGCTCACCACGGGAGGATTAGCATCAACATCGACCTCTTTAAACAAGGAGAGATGAAAGCAGAAGGGATTTAAATGCAAAGAAGTTGGGAGAGTTTATGAAATAGTGAAAAAAGAAGAATGGGGCGTATAAGTAAAGGTTTAGGTGGCTAAAATCATAGCCATGATTACCTCAAGAACCGGCAAAATATTAAATTGTGAGTAACACATATTCGGGGTATTAAATGCGAGGAGACGTGCATCTTATCAAGCGTCAGAAACTTTTCAGAAAGGTTCAGAAAACATTTTGCCAAGAAAGAAATCTCCACCAACTTCCCGATGACACAAAGATGTGTCACCGGAAAGcatggagactatctgtatatggtaaaatTAATTTTTATTAGATGCTCGAATAATTACGTGACACGTAAAACCGGAGACAGACGGAAGATGAAGTGAGTAGGAACTGAGACCGAAGACAACAACTTTAGTTGGCATCGGGTAGCTCCCGAAGGGAACATAGTCAACAGAGGCAAACGAATGCTTGTCGCCAGATGGAACTTAATAAATAATATTCATCAGTATTAAATATGCAGCTGTTGCAGAAAATGTTGGCATTCATGGCCTGCCGTTACATAGTCATCAATGACCCCCACTATTGTCATTCAAGAGTATCTTGATCCTaagaccttgttccctaggtataGCTACAAATAGTGACTTCAACAACCATTGTAATACACGAAATCTTTGAAAAACTTATGCTACACATTATTCTCAAGCTAAATAATACTTTACTTTTTGTCTAATATTGTTCTTATCACTGTCTTCGGAAGCTCTGCTCCCGGAACCAGGCTACCTGCTGTTTATTTCGATTTCAATGCTaagtcttataatttttatttaatttattttttattttgggaTCAAATCAATTCGCTTGTCTGTAGATCATCAACAAATTTAACTGTACCGTTTTACACGAAAACAAATATACTAGATTCGTTTTCCATCACAGGGGAATGTTTCAATAATTTTTTGCAATATACTATAAAATATTTATAAGACAATTGCTTATATTATTATTCATAAAGATCTAATTACATTATATATTGAACATAACCTACAAGTCATTTATACATAGTTTGGGAGGCATCTAAAACATTGCTTTGGCAAATATACATTAGATTTTCTTTCTTCGTTGTGAAGTGGAATATGTGGATTCAAACTGTATAAAGATTTTCAGACCAACTAATTAAGCTACTGGGAAGCAAGTTCCTTTGTATTACCTTTCATTCTTAACGTATTTGTTTTCTTGCTCGTTAGCGCTTAACTAATAAGATAGAGTCTTTCTAGCTAGTTTCgttaaattttttcttttttgttctagGAGTAGGTACTTGTTAGAGAATTCATTCTTCATTCTAACAAGTTTACAGGTCTTAGtccaaatatttttttatattactGGTCACTTAAAATATAATTAAAAGTATCTATTAGtataattgataaataaataaataagaccAGTTATCTACTAAAATAGATTAAATTTCAATAATTATTTAAACATTCATTTGCATTATCATTTAATATAATTTAAATCTTATACGCATATAGAAGGATGGACTACAATAAATAGGCTTAGAGAATAATATTCCCTCACAATTAGGATATATAAGATTTATAATAAAGAAATGAAACAACAGGGGCTCCTTACAATAACTTAGGGTTGTAGTTATATAAATTCCTTCTTAAGTTTTATTTACAATTATAATCAATCAATAGATTTCGAAAAATCCCAATGGGATATCCATGAGAGAAGTTTGTAATGCTCCTTAGTAAAAATCTATATTCCACATCAAGAAAATCTTCACTGAACTTCTAGATGTCCCAACACACAAAACAAATCGCCACCCCTCCCAAACCACCGGACATAAATCCTCAATTAATGCTCATGAATACTGAATCGCCCTCTTTTAAGGAGAAATTACTGGCCAACgaaatggaaaaaaatatttctatAGTTTCATCACCACCCCATCAAACACCTATGGATATTAATTTTACTTCTGACAATGAAGTTTCCCAACAACAACCTCAATATGATCGTAATTACTTTGTACCCATTACTATGGAGGACAAACAAAGGATATACTACCTATGGATACACTCCGTCATAATTAAATTGCAAGGGAAGAGAATCTCACACGACgttttaaagaaaaaattaatGGATCTATGAAAACCAT from Nicotiana sylvestris chromosome 12, ASM39365v2, whole genome shotgun sequence encodes the following:
- the LOC138882869 gene encoding uncharacterized protein encodes the protein MEFLRFSGEDSKSWIFKIEQFFSMEKVAAEEKVEVAAMQLEGEEWHLAYMRFGLDFDDPLEELNKVRQTSSVKEYQAAFERPLTRINLSEENASSCFLGGLKHELNIATTLTYGKFIDNLLQKKCRPKEKQ